Below is a window of Mycolicibacterium rhodesiae NBB3 DNA.
CCGATGCCCGCATCGCCGAAGTGGTCTCCGACAGCCACGATCTGCTACTCGACGTCGCCTCAGACCTCGACGAGGAGGCCCAGAAGGCCGCCGAGGACGCGCTCGGGCTGCCCACGCTGTACGCCTCGGGCCGTGCCGGTATCGCCAGCACCGTCGAACCCGCCAACGGCGAGAACCCCGAGGGCGAGAATCTGGACCCGCTGTTCGACGTGCTTCTCGAACACATCCCGCCACCCAAGGGCGACCCGGAGGCCCCGCTGCAGGCGCTGGTGACCAACCTCGACGCGTCCGCATTCCTGGGCCGCCTTGCGCTCATCCGGATCTACAAGGGCCGGCTGCGCAAGGGGCAACAGGTCGCGTGGATGCGGGAGGTCGACGGACACCCGGTCATCACGAACGCGAAGATCACCGAGCTGCTGGTGACCGAGGGCGTGGAACGCACCTCCACCGACGAGGCCATCGCGGGCGACATCGTCGCGGTGGCGGGCATTCCGGAGATCATGATCGGCGACACGCTGGCCGACACCGAGCACGCACACGCGCTGCCGCGCATCACCGTCGACGAGCCCGCGATCTCGGTGACCATCGGCACCAACACCTCACCGCTGGCGGGCAAGGTCTCCGGGCACAAGCTCACCGCGCGCATGGTGAAGTCACGCCTGGACACCGAACTCGTCGGCAACGTGTCGATCAAGGTCGTCGACATCGACCGGCCCGACGCGTGGGAGGTGCAGGGCCGAGGTGAACTCGCACTGGCGGTGCTCGTCGAGCAGATGCGCCGCGAAGGCTTCGAGCTGACCGTGGGCAAGCCGCAGGTGGTCACCCGCACCATCGACGGCAAGCTGCACGAGCCGTTCGAGGCGATGACCATCGACTGTCCCGACGAGTTCGTCGGCGCGATCACCCAGTTGATGGCCGCTCGTAAGGGCCGGATGGAGGAGATGACCAACCACGCCGCGGGGTGGGTGCGGATGGACTTCATCGTGCCCAGCCGCGGCCTGATCGGCTTCCGCACCGACTTCCTGACGCTGACCCGCGGCACCGGCATCGCCAACGCCGTATTCGACGGCTATCGCCCGTGGGCGGGTGAGATCCGTGCCCGCCACACCGGATCGCTGGTGTCGGACCGGTCCGGTTCGATCACGCCGTTCGCCATGATTCAGCTGGCCGACCGCGGCCAGTTCTTCGTGGAGCCGGGCCAGGACACCTACGAGGGCCAGGTGGTCGGGATCAACCCGCGCGCCGAGGACCTCGACGTGAACGTGACGCGCGAGAAGAAGCTGACCAACATGCGCTCGTCGACGGCCGACGTCATGGAGACGCTGGCCCGTCCGCTCGAGTTGACGCTTGAACAGGCGATGGAGTTCTGCGCCGAGGACGAGTGCGTCGAGGTCACGCCCGAGGTGGTTCGCGTCCGCAAGGTCGAACTGGATGCCACCTTGCGCGCCCGCGCGAAGTCCCGCGCCAAAGCCCGGGGCTAGCGCTGGCCGAGACGGCCGAGCGGCTGCCGATACCCTGAACAGCGTGCCGAGGCCCGTTCGCGTCATCATCGCGATATCCGCGCTGATGACGCTCCTGTCGGGCTGCACGGTCAGCCCCCCGCCTGCGCCGCAGAGCACAGACACCACGGAGACGGCGGCGCCGCCACCGCCGAAGGCGACGCAGATCATCATGGCCATCGACTGGATAGGTCCGGGCTTCAATCCGCACATGCTCGCCGATCAGTCGCCGGTCAACGCCGCGATCAGTTCGCTGGTGCTACCCAGCTCGTTCCGGCCGGTGCCGGATCCGAAGACTCCGACGGGCTCGCGATGGGAGTTGGACGCCACGCTGCTCGACTCGGCCGAAGTGACGAGTCAGGACCCCTTCACCGTCACCTACAAGATCCGCCCGGAGGCGTCGTGGACGGACAACGCCCCGATCGGCGCCGACGACTTCTGGTACCTGTGGCAGCAGATGGTCAGCCAGCCCGGCGTGGTCGACCCGGCCGGGTACGACCTCATCACCGGCGTGCAGTCGGTGGAGGGCGGCAAGACGGCGGTGGTGACCTTCTCGCAGCCGTATCCGGCGTGGCGCGAATTGTTCAACGACATCCTGCCCGCCCACATCGTCAAGGACATCCCCGGCGGTTTCGCGGCGGGCCTGGCACGCGCGCTGCCGGTGACCGGCGGCCAGTTCCGGGTGGAGAACATCGACCCTCAGCGCGACGAGATCCTGCTCGCGCGCAACGACCGCTACTGGAGCGCGCCCGCCAAACCCGACCTGATTCTGTTGCGTCGTGGTGGCGATGCCGCCGCACTCGCGGACTCGATCCGCAACGGTGACACCCAGGTCGCTCAGGTGCACGGCGGTGCGGCCACCTTCGCGCAGCTGTCGGCGATTCCCGACGTGCGCACGGCGCGCATCGTCACACCACGCGTCATGCAGCTGTCGCTGCGGGCGCAGCAGCCTGCACTCGCGGATTCCCAAGTGCGGAAAGCCATCTTGGGCCTGCTGGACGTCGATCTGCTCGCGGCGGTCGGGGCCGGCGACGACAACACGGTGACCCTGGCTCAGGCGCAGGTGCGATCGCCGTCCGACCCGGGCTACGTGCCGACCGCCCCGCCGGCGATCTCGAAGGGCGATGCGCTCGGGTTGCTGATCGACGCCGGCTACGAGGTCGAGCCCGTCGAGACGCCCGCGCCGCCGACGCCCGGCACGCCTGGCCCTGACAACGACCGCGGCCGCATCATGAAAGACGGCGACCCGCTGTCCCTGGTGATCGGCGTCGCCGCCAACGACCCGACGTCGGTTGCGGTCGCCAATACGGCCGCTGATCAACTGCGCAACGTGGGCATCGCCGCGTCGGTCTCGGCACTCGATCCGGTAGTGCTCTACGGAGATGCGTTGGCCAACAACCGCGTCGACGCCGTGGTGGGCTGGCATCAGGCGGGCGGTGACCTCGCGACCGCCCTCGCATCGCGGTACGGCTGCCGCGCGCTCGAGACGACAGCCGTGGCGACGGCCGAGCCGGGCACCTCTGCGCAGCCGACACCCACGTCCACGACCACGACGACGTCGGCGAAGCCGAGCCCGACGACGACCCCCTCGACAGCGACCCCGACCAGCACCACCGCGAGCCCCGTCCCGGAGTCCGGCGAGCTGGTGCAGGCGCCGAGCAACATCACCGGTATTTGCGACCGCAGCATTCAACCCAAGATCGACGCCGCGCTCGACGGCAGCGAACCCATCGCCGCCGTCATCACCGCCGTCGAACCACGACTGTGGAACCTCTCGACGGTGCTGCCGATCCTGCAGGACACCACGATCGTCGCCGCGGGCCCGAGCGTGCAGAACGTCAAGCTTTCCGGTGCGGTGCCGATCGGAATCGTCGGGGACGCGGGCACGTGGGTGAAAACCCGTCAGTGACAGGACAATTGATCACTCGCCGTTGACGTTGACTTCGGCTCCGTGGTGTTCGCGCAAGACGCGCAGCCCGTGCGCGGTGAACGCGGCGATGGCGAACACGAGCAGCAACCACAGTGGCGGATGAGCCAGTTCCCACACGAACAATGCCGCGAACAGCGGTGACCGCTGGGTGATCGCCAAGACGCCTGCCGCACATGTCAGCGCCAGTGCCGACACGTTGATGTGCGTGCCCGTGAACTCGTTGAGGGCAAGTGCGACAACCGATCCGGTCGCCGCCCCGGTGGCCAGCGCGGGGGTGAGCAGGCCGCCGACAGCACCTGCACGCAGAAACAACGCTGTCAGAAGGGGTTTCAGCAGAAGAATCACGCAGGCGGCGCCGAGTGTCATCCCGGTGTCCACGGCGACGGTCAGGATGCTTCGCCCGTTGCCGGGTAGCTCCGGGTACCAGATCGAGCAGACGCCGACCAGCAGACCGGCCGCCGCGACCGCGGGGATCAGGATCCACGACCGGTATTGCACTTTCGGGCGGGCGGCGGCCATCACCCGGTCGAACGCGAGGCCCACGGCGGCGGCCAGTGGTGCGACGGCGAGCGCCAGAAACCCGAACAAGTAGGACGTGCTCGCCTGTGGCCAGGTCAGCGCATGCTCGAGATGCGTGACGGGTGCGGCGACCGCGACCGCCAGACTCGAGGTGATCAGCGCCGTGCCCACCACGCGGGGATGCCAGGAGCGCAGCAGTATCTGCGCGGCGAACAACGCGCCGCCCAGCGGCACGCTGTAGACCGCGCCCAGTCCCGCACCGGCTGCGCACGCGAGCAGGATCTCTCGGTCCCGCGGCGTGAGCGACAGCCGTGTGGTACCGAAATCGCCGAGGGCGGCGGCGAGTTGGCGGGGTGCGCCTTCGCGCCCCAACGATGCGCCGGAGCCCACGAGCAGCACTTGAAGACCCGCGTCGATGGACATCGACAGCCGCGGAATCGGCCGGTGCGCCGCGATCGTCTCCGCCAGCGGGGGGACTGCCGTGCGCCGCCGCAGCATCCACCATCCGAAGCCGGCGAGCGCCCCACCGACCATCGGACCCACTGCACGCCGCACCGGACTGCTGCCGCCGACTCCGGAAAGCAACGTGCCGAATGTGTAGTGATACGTCAGGTGTTCGATGGCGTGCAGCAACAGCGTCGTTGCGGCACCCGCCACACCGGCGAGCAGCCCCACGATGACAATCGCGCATCCGAACTCGATTGCGCGGCGCGACACCAGGTGAATCTAACTGTCTGGAATCGTGCAAGCTGTCGCAATGGAGAGTCCGCGGCTGCTGTTCGTCCACGCGCATCCCGACGACGAGACCTTGACGACGGGCGCGACCATCGCGCACTACGTCGCACGCGGTGCACGGGTGCAGGTGGTCACGTGCACGCTCGGTGAGGAAGGTGAGGTGATCGGCGAGCGGTGGGCGCACCTCGCCGTCGACAACGCCGACCAACTCGGTGGGTTCCGCATCGGCGAACTGACCGCGGCGCTGGGCGCTCTCGGTATCGACGAGCCGGTCTTCCTCGGCGGCGCGGGCCGCTGGCGCGACTCGGGAATGGAAGGCACGCCGCAACGGCACCATCAGAGGTTCATCGACGCCGATCCAACGGAGTCGGTGGGCGCACTGGTGGCGGTCATCCGAGAGTTGCGGCCGCATGTCGTCGTCACCTATGACCCCGACGGTGGCTACGGGCACCCCGACCACATCCATACCCACAACGTGACCATGGCAGCGGTCGCGGCAGCGGCGGGCACCGACTATCCGGGTGATCCGTGGTCCGTGCCGAAGGTGTACTGGACGGTGCTGTCGAAGTCCGCGTTGGCCACGGGTCTGGAGGATCTGGGCGAACCGCCTTCCGAATGGATCCGGGTGTCCATCGACGACGTGACGTTCGTGCATCCCGACGAGGCGATCGACGCGGTGATCGACGTGCCCGACCAGCTGGGGGCCAAGGTGTCGGCGCTGCGGGCGCACGCCACGCAGGTCATGGTCGCGCCCGACGGCCGGTCGCTGGCCCTGTCCAACAACATCGCGCTGCCCATCGGCGCGGTCGAGCACTACATCCTGGTGTCAGGTGAGGCCGGGGAGCGCGATGACCGCGGCTGGGAAACCGATCTGCTCGCGGGCCTGAACGTCGAATAGCCTGAGCCGGAGGGGGTAGGCTCCCGAACAAGGCGCGGCCAGTGGAAGGGATGACCATGGACCAGGATCTGGATCCGAACCTGCAGCACTGGCAGGACCGGCTCGACAATTTCCAGTGGGTCCTCGGTTCGCTCGCCGGCGTGATCGACAGCATCCCGACCTGAGCTCGTCGTTCACCGGCGCCGACTTCCGGCGGGTCACCGTCCTGACGCTGCTCGCCATCGACGGTGTCCTCTGCGCAATCCTCGCGTCGTTCTTCCTCCCGATCCACATCGGCACGATCCCGTTTCCGGTCAGCGCTCTCCTCGCGGGCCTGGTCAACGCGGCGCTGGTCTGGGCCGCGCTGCACTGGACCTCGTCGCCGCGAGCGGCGGCGCTACCGCTGCTCACCTGGCTGCTGACCGTCGCGGTGCTGTCGCTGCGCGAGCGGCC
It encodes the following:
- the typA gene encoding translational GTPase TypA gives rise to the protein MDFRNVAIVAHVDHGKTTLVDAMLRQSGALTHRGDDAIERLMDSGDLEKEKGITILAKNTAVHRRHPDGSMTVINVIDTPGHADFGGEVERGLSMVDGVLLLVDASEGPLPQTRFVLRKALAAHLPVILVVNKTDRPDARIAEVVSDSHDLLLDVASDLDEEAQKAAEDALGLPTLYASGRAGIASTVEPANGENPEGENLDPLFDVLLEHIPPPKGDPEAPLQALVTNLDASAFLGRLALIRIYKGRLRKGQQVAWMREVDGHPVITNAKITELLVTEGVERTSTDEAIAGDIVAVAGIPEIMIGDTLADTEHAHALPRITVDEPAISVTIGTNTSPLAGKVSGHKLTARMVKSRLDTELVGNVSIKVVDIDRPDAWEVQGRGELALAVLVEQMRREGFELTVGKPQVVTRTIDGKLHEPFEAMTIDCPDEFVGAITQLMAARKGRMEEMTNHAAGWVRMDFIVPSRGLIGFRTDFLTLTRGTGIANAVFDGYRPWAGEIRARHTGSLVSDRSGSITPFAMIQLADRGQFFVEPGQDTYEGQVVGINPRAEDLDVNVTREKKLTNMRSSTADVMETLARPLELTLEQAMEFCAEDECVEVTPEVVRVRKVELDATLRARAKSRAKARG
- a CDS encoding ABC transporter family substrate-binding protein; this encodes MTLLSGCTVSPPPAPQSTDTTETAAPPPPKATQIIMAIDWIGPGFNPHMLADQSPVNAAISSLVLPSSFRPVPDPKTPTGSRWELDATLLDSAEVTSQDPFTVTYKIRPEASWTDNAPIGADDFWYLWQQMVSQPGVVDPAGYDLITGVQSVEGGKTAVVTFSQPYPAWRELFNDILPAHIVKDIPGGFAAGLARALPVTGGQFRVENIDPQRDEILLARNDRYWSAPAKPDLILLRRGGDAAALADSIRNGDTQVAQVHGGAATFAQLSAIPDVRTARIVTPRVMQLSLRAQQPALADSQVRKAILGLLDVDLLAAVGAGDDNTVTLAQAQVRSPSDPGYVPTAPPAISKGDALGLLIDAGYEVEPVETPAPPTPGTPGPDNDRGRIMKDGDPLSLVIGVAANDPTSVAVANTAADQLRNVGIAASVSALDPVVLYGDALANNRVDAVVGWHQAGGDLATALASRYGCRALETTAVATAEPGTSAQPTPTSTTTTTSAKPSPTTTPSTATPTSTTASPVPESGELVQAPSNITGICDRSIQPKIDAALDGSEPIAAVITAVEPRLWNLSTVLPILQDTTIVAAGPSVQNVKLSGAVPIGIVGDAGTWVKTRQ
- a CDS encoding chloride channel protein encodes the protein MSRRAIEFGCAIVIVGLLAGVAGAATTLLLHAIEHLTYHYTFGTLLSGVGGSSPVRRAVGPMVGGALAGFGWWMLRRRTAVPPLAETIAAHRPIPRLSMSIDAGLQVLLVGSGASLGREGAPRQLAAALGDFGTTRLSLTPRDREILLACAAGAGLGAVYSVPLGGALFAAQILLRSWHPRVVGTALITSSLAVAVAAPVTHLEHALTWPQASTSYLFGFLALAVAPLAAAVGLAFDRVMAAARPKVQYRSWILIPAVAAAGLLVGVCSIWYPELPGNGRSILTVAVDTGMTLGAACVILLLKPLLTALFLRAGAVGGLLTPALATGAATGSVVALALNEFTGTHINVSALALTCAAGVLAITQRSPLFAALFVWELAHPPLWLLLVFAIAAFTAHGLRVLREHHGAEVNVNGE
- the mshB gene encoding N-acetyl-1-D-myo-inositol-2-amino-2-deoxy-alpha-D-glucopyranoside deacetylase produces the protein MESPRLLFVHAHPDDETLTTGATIAHYVARGARVQVVTCTLGEEGEVIGERWAHLAVDNADQLGGFRIGELTAALGALGIDEPVFLGGAGRWRDSGMEGTPQRHHQRFIDADPTESVGALVAVIRELRPHVVVTYDPDGGYGHPDHIHTHNVTMAAVAAAAGTDYPGDPWSVPKVYWTVLSKSALATGLEDLGEPPSEWIRVSIDDVTFVHPDEAIDAVIDVPDQLGAKVSALRAHATQVMVAPDGRSLALSNNIALPIGAVEHYILVSGEAGERDDRGWETDLLAGLNVE